The Desulfovibrio sp. G11 region TGGCTTCGCGCTCTTCGTTGAGGCGGGCAATGCGCGACTCAACAGCGGCCAGCTGTTCTTTGGCCCTGGCGCGACGTTCTTCTAGGTTGTCCAGTGCTCCGCCGATGGTCTCGCGGCGATTCTTGAAGAAACGCTTGGCAAGCCCACCAACAAAGTACCAGAGGATGCCCGCGAAGATCACGAAGTTGAGCACGCGCCAGCCGAAGTCGCCCCAGCGCGGCGCCTCATGCCCTTCGGAAGCGAATGCTCCCACAGGTATGAGAACAATCGCGGCAAAGGCTAGAACGAGCGGCAGGATATAACCCGCGTGTTTCCATTTGCTCAAAGCCCACCCCCTCTGTTCGAGAATATGCAATAGCGTAGACTGTGCCTAAAGAAACCGAATCGCCCGGGGGCGTTCGGCAGGTACCGAAAAAGCGCGAAAAACTAGCCCTTGATGAGCTTGGCGGCCAGGCGGGAAGAAAAATCGCTCACCTGATTGCGCAGATCGTCAAGGGTTTTGGCGGCCTGTTCCCGCAGTGATTCGCGGGTTTCGGCAATAATGTCGCGGGCGTTTTTCTGGGCTTCACCCACAAGGGTCTGCTGCTGCTCCAGGCCTGCTGCACGGCCTTCCTCGCGGGTAAGGCCGGCGTCCTGGCGGGCGCGGGTCAGTTCAGCCTCGTAGGCGGTCAGGCGTTCAGCCGCCTGATACTCAAAGGACTCGGCCTCTTCGGCCATGCCGTCCATGATGCCGTTGCGCTTTTTGATGATATCGCGGATGGGTCGGATAAGGAGGATGTTGAGCACATAGATGGCGATCAGAAAGTTTACCAGCTGAAAGGCCATTGTGATGTTAAGGTCCAGCATGCCGCATCCTCCCGAATGATGACGGATTGAAGGAATGAAAAAAACATTAAGCCCTTGCAACATATCTGCTTGGGCATGTTCTGTCAAAGGGTATTGGTGACAAATTTCGCAAGGTCCATAAGATTTTTAAAAAAGTATATATAAAACAGTATGTTGAAAAACAGGTAGTTCTGAGCCTTTTTGACTTTTGTGGATATGGGAAATGCTGGAAATCGTGCACCGTAATGGCGGTGGAGCCGACAGAAAACACCCGGAAAGGCGCATTTCACCGTTTGGGCGCATGTCTGCTCATGAAAGAAAACACTTGCGTCAAATGGCAATATAAATCAAACTGATTGGTTGATCAGACAAGTATCCACTGCTCCCGTCGGAACCCTTGTGCCGCCAGCCAGCCAGCGGCCTCTTCCGCCGCGCCATGTGCCGTAAGCGCGTTGAGCACGCAGCAGGCATCGGGACCGGGCAGGGCATCGCGCCCGCGTACGGGAATGCCGCCTACCACGTTGCCGATTTTTTTCGGATCAATATCAATGTATGCCATCGGGCGCACGCCCAGGTCCCACAGGGGTGCGAGCCGTCTGCGGGCCACGCGGCCGCCGCCCACGACCCATACGTAAGGATGAAAAGGGTTGTGCTGTTCAAGGTGGCGAGCCAGCCAGAGTGCGCGCAGCCTGTCACAGGCTGTGGCCGCATAGCGGCGGTCAGCTCTGGTGGCGCGGGTGGGCGCGTCATTCCAGGTGAGCAGTTCCTGCGGCAGTTTTTCCATGCACGCGCCGTTGTGCAGCCAGCGTAGCCACAGTTCCCAGTCTTCCGCAAAATTTCCGTCTGCGTAGGTTCCCCATTTTTCTACCGCGCTGCGGCGGAACATGACAGAAGGGTGGCAGACCGGCGTGTCCCTGAAGCGCCCCCGGCTGATTTCTGCGTGGGAACGCAGACTGTTCTGCCAGTCCACAAAACAGGCAAACCCGTGCGCAAGGCGGCGGTCGCCGCCAAAGCCCACCAGGCTGGCAGAAAGATCAAGCTCCGGATTGTTCCACAGATGGGCCGTCTGCAGGGCCAGGCGCTCGGGCCGGGCCATATCGTCGGCATCCATGCGGGCGATCAGGCTGCCGCGCGCCGAGGCAAGTCCGGCGTTGAGGGCCGCCGCAATGCCCTCATGTGCCACATGCAGAACCCGCAACCGCCCCTGGGCAAGGGGCGAGAGACCCAGGCGCCGCAGCAGGGCAGGAGTGCCATCGGTGGAGCCGTCGTCAACAACGAGTATTTCAAAGGGTGGCAGGGGAGCGCTCTCCGCCGGGCGCTGCGTAAAAAGGCTGTGCAGGGCGGCTTCAAGGGTGTGGGCGGCGTTGTAGGCGGGCAACAGCACCGTAACCAGCGGCTGCCCGGGGGCGGAGGCATCCGGAAAGAGGCTATGCACTCGTGGCACCTCCGTCCGGAGCGGGGGCTTGTGGGATGTCCTTGCCGCTTTCCGGCACAGTCGGTGCGGCTGGATCGTCCGGCCCGCACAGCAGGGTCAGGGCCTGTGCGCAGATGCGCCCGGGCGAAAGCGCCGCATCAAGCCGGTGGTGGGCGGTCTGTTCATAGAGGGGGAGCCGCTCCTGCAGGACCTGGGCAACTTCTTCCCTGATGTCGGTTCCGGTGAGCGAGGGCCTTTGAGCAGCAAGAGGGTTGCCCGACAGACGGGCGACCAGTGCTTCCGCAGAAGCCGACAGATAGAACACGCACCCCTGCTCACGCATGAAGGCGCGGTTTTGTGCGTCCAGGACCATACCGCCGCCGGTGGCGATAACGGCCCCGGAAGTCTGATGTAGCCCGGCTGTGGCGCGCAGGGCCTCGCTTTCGAGGCGGCGGAAGCCGGGCCAGCCCTCGGCTGCGACTATCTGGGCCACGGTGCGCCCCGTCTGGTGATGGAGAAAATGGTCCGTATCCACAAAGGGCAGGCCAAGCCGCCGGGCCAGGGTGCGCCCTACGGTGGTTTTGCCGCAGGCTCTGGGGCCTACGAGAAAGATGAGCGGCATGAATGTTCCTGGTGGCTGTGCGCCCCGTGGCGCAGTGAGAAAATATCGGACCGCGC contains the following coding sequences:
- a CDS encoding F0F1 ATP synthase subunit B family protein; translated protein: MSKWKHAGYILPLVLAFAAIVLIPVGAFASEGHEAPRWGDFGWRVLNFVIFAGILWYFVGGLAKRFFKNRRETIGGALDNLEERRARAKEQLAAVESRIARLNEEREAILAESRKQAENLKAGIVEEAHRQAAQIVEQARMTAENEGRTVLAEVRAVIADEIVDAAEKALSGKLNADAHDKLIANSLKKVVLH
- a CDS encoding ATP synthase F0 subunit B, whose product is MLDLNITMAFQLVNFLIAIYVLNILLIRPIRDIIKKRNGIMDGMAEEAESFEYQAAERLTAYEAELTRARQDAGLTREEGRAAGLEQQQTLVGEAQKNARDIIAETRESLREQAAKTLDDLRNQVSDFSSRLAAKLIKG
- a CDS encoding glycosyltransferase — translated: MHSLFPDASAPGQPLVTVLLPAYNAAHTLEAALHSLFTQRPAESAPLPPFEILVVDDGSTDGTPALLRRLGLSPLAQGRLRVLHVAHEGIAAALNAGLASARGSLIARMDADDMARPERLALQTAHLWNNPELDLSASLVGFGGDRRLAHGFACFVDWQNSLRSHAEISRGRFRDTPVCHPSVMFRRSAVEKWGTYADGNFAEDWELWLRWLHNGACMEKLPQELLTWNDAPTRATRADRRYAATACDRLRALWLARHLEQHNPFHPYVWVVGGGRVARRRLAPLWDLGVRPMAYIDIDPKKIGNVVGGIPVRGRDALPGPDACCVLNALTAHGAAEEAAGWLAAQGFRREQWILV
- the aroL gene encoding shikimate kinase AroL; the encoded protein is MPLIFLVGPRACGKTTVGRTLARRLGLPFVDTDHFLHHQTGRTVAQIVAAEGWPGFRRLESEALRATAGLHQTSGAVIATGGGMVLDAQNRAFMREQGCVFYLSASAEALVARLSGNPLAAQRPSLTGTDIREEVAQVLQERLPLYEQTAHHRLDAALSPGRICAQALTLLCGPDDPAAPTVPESGKDIPQAPAPDGGATSA